One Solibacillus sp. R5-41 DNA segment encodes these proteins:
- a CDS encoding UV damage repair protein UvrX — MMDSPLPNRSIICIDMQCFYASCIAMLEGLDVMKVPIAVIGNFQQPGSVVLAASPPMKERFRIKTGNRRYEIPNHPDIRLFEPKMSFFLDMSMAITKLIAQFVPREAIHVYSVDESFIDLTGSETLWGSPEKMAKAIQQAIFQQFHIRSAIGLGPNMLMAKLALDLEAKKAGFVKWTYEDVPKKLWPVRPLSKMWGIGHRMEVNLNNMGIFTVGGLANMNLEALEQRFGVMGNQLYYHAHGIDYSTFGEPIVSGQISFGKGQMLMRDYATRAEICVVLLEMCEDVARRTRTAGYVGRTISLGLSYSKAAMTKGFYRSKTITEPTNETLAIYKTCKELLDTHFAGEPARQLSVRISNVEQERSIQLDLFDTGKEQRLLLGHTVDSIRERFGATSVLRAVSFTKPGTAISRERLIGGHLA, encoded by the coding sequence ATGATGGACAGTCCGTTGCCGAATCGTTCAATTATTTGTATTGATATGCAGTGCTTTTATGCAAGTTGTATTGCGATGTTGGAGGGGCTGGATGTCATGAAAGTACCGATTGCAGTGATTGGTAATTTTCAGCAGCCTGGAAGTGTCGTACTAGCGGCATCTCCACCTATGAAAGAAAGATTTCGTATTAAAACAGGAAATAGACGTTATGAAATTCCCAATCATCCTGACATCCGTTTATTTGAGCCTAAGATGTCATTTTTTTTAGATATGTCGATGGCGATAACAAAGCTCATTGCACAGTTCGTTCCACGTGAGGCGATTCATGTGTATAGCGTTGATGAGAGTTTTATTGATTTGACAGGTAGCGAGACGCTATGGGGGTCTCCCGAAAAAATGGCAAAGGCGATTCAGCAAGCGATTTTTCAGCAATTTCATATTCGTTCTGCCATTGGGTTAGGTCCGAATATGTTAATGGCCAAGTTGGCACTTGATTTAGAGGCCAAAAAAGCGGGCTTTGTAAAATGGACGTATGAGGATGTGCCGAAAAAATTGTGGCCAGTTCGCCCGCTCTCTAAAATGTGGGGAATCGGTCATCGGATGGAAGTAAACTTGAATAACATGGGGATTTTTACGGTCGGGGGTTTAGCTAATATGAACCTAGAGGCGCTTGAGCAACGATTTGGTGTAATGGGCAATCAGCTCTATTATCATGCCCACGGGATTGATTATTCGACCTTTGGTGAGCCGATTGTTAGTGGGCAAATTAGTTTCGGAAAAGGGCAGATGCTGATGCGTGATTATGCTACACGCGCTGAAATTTGTGTGGTTCTGCTTGAAATGTGTGAGGACGTGGCAAGGCGTACACGTACAGCTGGTTATGTAGGACGTACCATTTCACTTGGGCTGTCTTATAGTAAAGCCGCGATGACGAAAGGTTTTTACCGTTCGAAAACGATAACGGAACCGACAAATGAAACGTTGGCGATTTATAAGACGTGTAAAGAATTACTCGATACACATTTTGCTGGGGAACCGGCGCGTCAGCTGTCAGTACGGATTTCTAATGTAGAACAAGAGCGTAGTATTCAACTTGATTTATTTGATACAGGCAAAGAGCAGCGTTTGCTTTTAGGGCATACTGTAGACAGCATACGAGAGCGATTTGGTGCGACATCGGTTTTACGTGCCGTTTCTTTTACGAAACCAGGCACAGCGATTTCACGCGAACGTTTAATTGGAGGGCATCTTGCGTAA
- a CDS encoding YolD-like family protein, with protein sequence MNKDRGTIKWTAMMLPEHIQRLRDWEKELAYTSPKEKTEWELEDLQQTIEQAYKQKLAVTFSIFKQGTWSVEFGVITALHLAKKQLLVETETAVKKLDFAMIQAAQVVDGYD encoded by the coding sequence ATGAACAAAGACCGAGGTACGATAAAATGGACGGCAATGATGTTACCAGAGCATATTCAGCGTTTGCGTGATTGGGAAAAAGAACTAGCGTACACATCACCAAAAGAAAAAACAGAATGGGAACTAGAAGATTTGCAGCAAACAATTGAACAAGCATATAAGCAAAAGCTAGCGGTTACTTTTTCAATTTTTAAGCAGGGGACATGGTCTGTGGAATTCGGGGTGATTACAGCCCTCCATTTGGCCAAAAAGCAGCTGTTAGTTGAAACAGAAACGGCTGTAAAGAAGCTTGATTTTGCAATGATTCAAGCAGCACAAGTAGTTGATGGCTATGATTAG
- a CDS encoding aconitate hydratase, with product MISLEDRPIVHEFIVLDLAIRSLQQDYTKLEGLKMHAFYSRWTDLLMKNLNEAYIVQKRQLANKRIRIVRWMKIDAYFSDVIIATAGEDIVLRYANQALKTEVEQLLIQKATSV from the coding sequence ATGATTAGTTTAGAGGATCGACCGATTGTGCATGAGTTTATTGTGCTTGATCTGGCCATCCGCTCTCTTCAGCAAGACTATACAAAGCTGGAGGGTTTGAAGATGCATGCATTTTATAGTCGTTGGACGGATTTGTTAATGAAGAATCTTAATGAGGCGTATATTGTGCAAAAAAGACAGCTAGCGAACAAGCGTATACGTATTGTTCGGTGGATGAAAATTGATGCATATTTTAGTGATGTAATTATAGCTACGGCTGGTGAAGATATAGTGCTTCGCTATGCAAACCAAGCGTTAAAAACGGAAGTAGAGCAATTGCTCATACAAAAGGCAACTTCAGTATAA
- a CDS encoding HAMP domain-containing methyl-accepting chemotaxis protein, translating into MFRNLKFFTKNILVTILSILIVGVILIGVSYFIQGSLLKEQLRDQTRGISESWYEKIEGNEVEKLMQDEDTQSEIHKKYTDMFNKMSEYNPIVAQGYIYGVELSGEKKNETSLISFDDAIWEMFKGEGFEPGVLYEQPEVVVQALEVLKETGKPEFTEIYKDDYGTWLTFMYPIFNAQKDLIAYYAIDVDASSVGEGQAGLLKWSSILLVVLLMLVIILQYFIVKSQLKPLNYLLKGINKASKGELIANLPEGRDELGTVNARFNEMITSLSNMVNGVTNTAIKVKDDSRQLEKAFKSTYDSSEKITNSINGMKTNLKGQETSIEEAARSMEDMSIQVQNIATDVAEVYKYAEEVTSYSENGNDITSEVANRMESIVDDVANSNKNIENLVELSDEIGQILEVITDISSATNLLALNASIEAARAGEHGKGFAVVAQEVKKLSEQSAKSTEGIRELVSRVREAVKEAESFMENIKKGVDGGKASTQKTNEMFNKIYEFNKEINMKLQSVSLATEEISAGVEESAAMIITLSSNAKEIVDGYQGIVDNVENQQSTLSDINSMSEHLNMTSEELEEVVKKFKN; encoded by the coding sequence ATGTTTCGTAACCTTAAATTTTTTACAAAAAATATACTAGTTACTATTTTAAGTATTTTGATTGTAGGTGTAATTCTTATTGGAGTAAGTTATTTTATACAAGGTAGTTTATTAAAGGAACAACTTAGAGATCAAACAAGAGGAATTTCAGAATCATGGTACGAAAAAATTGAAGGTAACGAAGTTGAAAAATTAATGCAAGATGAAGATACTCAAAGTGAAATACATAAAAAATATACAGATATGTTCAACAAAATGAGTGAATACAACCCTATTGTAGCTCAAGGTTATATTTATGGTGTTGAATTAAGTGGTGAAAAAAAGAATGAAACGTCTTTAATTTCTTTTGATGATGCAATTTGGGAAATGTTTAAAGGGGAAGGTTTTGAACCTGGTGTTTTATATGAGCAGCCTGAAGTAGTCGTACAAGCTTTAGAAGTATTAAAAGAAACAGGTAAACCGGAATTCACAGAAATATACAAAGATGATTATGGTACATGGCTAACATTTATGTATCCAATTTTTAATGCGCAAAAGGATTTAATTGCCTATTATGCAATTGATGTAGATGCCTCAAGTGTTGGTGAAGGGCAAGCAGGACTATTAAAATGGTCTTCTATTTTATTAGTTGTATTATTAATGTTGGTTATAATCCTGCAGTATTTTATCGTTAAATCTCAATTAAAACCTTTAAACTATTTATTAAAAGGAATTAATAAAGCAAGTAAAGGTGAGTTAATAGCTAATTTACCAGAAGGAAGAGATGAATTAGGTACTGTTAATGCAAGATTTAATGAAATGATCACATCTTTAAGTAATATGGTTAATGGTGTAACGAATACGGCCATAAAGGTAAAAGATGATTCAAGACAATTAGAAAAAGCATTCAAGTCAACGTATGATTCTTCTGAAAAAATTACGAATTCTATTAATGGTATGAAGACGAACTTAAAAGGGCAAGAAACTTCGATTGAAGAAGCGGCTCGTTCGATGGAAGATATGTCTATTCAAGTCCAGAACATTGCTACAGATGTAGCGGAAGTTTATAAATATGCCGAAGAAGTTACTTCATATTCAGAAAATGGTAACGATATCACGTCTGAGGTTGCGAATCGAATGGAGTCTATCGTTGATGATGTAGCAAATTCAAATAAAAATATTGAGAATTTAGTGGAATTATCGGATGAAATTGGTCAAATTTTAGAAGTTATTACTGATATTTCGAGTGCTACGAATTTATTAGCTTTAAATGCGAGTATTGAAGCGGCTCGAGCAGGAGAGCATGGTAAAGGCTTTGCTGTAGTAGCGCAAGAAGTCAAAAAACTTTCAGAGCAGTCTGCTAAATCTACTGAAGGTATTCGCGAGCTTGTCAGCCGTGTTCGAGAAGCGGTAAAAGAAGCGGAATCCTTTATGGAGAATATTAAAAAGGGTGTTGATGGCGGTAAAGCATCCACTCAAAAAACAAATGAAATGTTTAATAAAATTTATGAATTCAACAAAGAGATTAATATGAAATTACAATCCGTGTCGTTAGCAACGGAAGAGATTTCTGCAGGCGTAGAAGAATCAGCTGCTATGATTATTACATTATCTTCAAATGCTAAAGAAATTGTAGATGGGTATCAAGGCATTGTAGATAATGTTGAAAATCAGCAAAGTACTTTAAGTGACATCAATAGTATGTCTGAGCATTTAAATATGACATCTGAAGAATTAGAAGAGGTAGTGAAAAAGTTTAAAAATTAG
- a CDS encoding amino acid adenylation domain-containing protein has product METILSKFKQVVSKQGNSIALKERNRQLTYLDLDSESNKIANYLISNGLKTGDFVAIYLKRSIDTVISLLGIIKAGGVYVSLDPTHPNDRNNYIIEDINTSFIISNMDSLQKTKGLQLKTSINILLLEDLKTNFVPERFEYVSDSIDDVCYTIFTSGTTGKPKGTLIRQQGVVNLVHYMQENWQVNEHDKILQFATYSFDASVLDTFLSLLTGSLLYLIDDEERMAESNFLDVVKNEEITVIPVLPTVFFNRIVNHLTEDNSNLFASVKLVGVGGELLTGDLARKFKSSFCGETRFFNLYGPTEITVMATAYEVPKDLPSDVYSVPIGKQLPGNKIYIVNEDGKACEENEVGELWIASVGISLGYLNNSEKTEEVFIKNPFDPDLYEGIVYRSGDLVKKLKDGNVEFVSRMDTQVKIRGHRIEIAEIETKMNEIESVENVVVVVEKEDGDQILKAFFTSNKQVDLTSIIDALKTDLPSYMLPTKLRQLADIPFAPTGKVDRKALEKIEAERVSLSRSEQFIAPRNKVEEDIVDVWKKVLKIDEISVIDNLFEIGGHSLKVIEILSHLKQTYPALTIKDFFDLKTVENLANKVLNSSDVLEEQFNGEFTHLAEYPKMPVNEELLEAQTIFVTGSTGFLGSHIANKLIEEGKNVILLVRGETAENRIKDTMTNYFNKELSTKITIVNGDLTKAYFGLPKEAFMQLARKIDAIIHSAADVRHFGDREHFEKVNVQGTKNIFELVDFNSKIAFHHISTVGVIQDLLAEGKWNLLKEATEIPEHLQLESVYTDTKMLAEKWILDKAKEGKQVFIYRMGNLTGRYSDGRFQSNINENSFYRMMKLMIMVNKAPKVQWMVDFTPIDFAAEVVVKSLLTAKHFGRVYHVCHPNPITFEQFISILNKLDLDIEMVEKAYYDEYVLSGNVNEEIKNLAVAQLDGDGAIDSPAIFDSKNTMKHLGMSQLPLLEKEYIRKLIDYAITEGFIKVAVKM; this is encoded by the coding sequence ATGGAAACTATTTTAAGTAAATTTAAACAAGTTGTTTCAAAGCAAGGAAATTCTATTGCATTAAAAGAAAGAAATCGACAATTAACTTATTTGGATTTAGATAGTGAATCGAATAAAATTGCTAACTATTTAATTTCAAATGGTCTTAAAACTGGAGATTTTGTTGCAATCTATTTAAAAAGAAGTATTGATACGGTCATTTCATTACTAGGAATTATAAAGGCTGGGGGAGTTTATGTTTCTTTAGATCCTACACATCCAAATGATCGAAATAACTATATCATTGAAGATATTAATACTTCATTTATTATAAGCAACATGGATTCGTTACAAAAAACAAAAGGGTTACAGTTAAAAACTTCGATTAATATTTTACTTTTAGAAGATTTAAAGACGAATTTTGTACCAGAACGCTTTGAATATGTAAGTGACAGTATAGATGATGTATGCTATACAATCTTTACATCAGGTACTACTGGTAAGCCAAAAGGTACGCTAATTCGCCAACAAGGTGTTGTTAATTTAGTTCATTACATGCAAGAAAATTGGCAAGTAAATGAGCACGATAAAATTTTACAATTTGCTACCTATAGTTTTGATGCATCTGTATTAGATACTTTTCTGTCACTTTTGACAGGTTCTTTATTGTATTTAATTGATGATGAAGAAAGAATGGCTGAAAGTAATTTTTTAGATGTTGTGAAAAATGAAGAAATAACAGTGATTCCAGTACTGCCAACAGTTTTTTTTAATCGAATTGTAAATCATCTAACTGAAGATAACTCGAATTTATTCGCCTCTGTCAAACTAGTTGGTGTAGGTGGAGAATTATTAACGGGTGATTTAGCGAGAAAGTTTAAATCGAGTTTTTGTGGTGAGACGAGATTCTTTAATTTATATGGACCAACTGAAATCACAGTAATGGCAACTGCATATGAAGTACCTAAAGATTTGCCTAGTGATGTATATAGTGTTCCAATCGGGAAGCAACTACCTGGGAACAAAATTTACATAGTGAATGAAGACGGCAAAGCATGTGAAGAAAATGAAGTAGGAGAACTTTGGATAGCATCTGTCGGTATTTCTTTAGGTTATTTAAATAATAGCGAAAAAACGGAAGAAGTATTTATCAAAAATCCATTTGATCCTGATCTTTATGAGGGAATTGTATATAGATCAGGGGACCTCGTGAAAAAATTAAAAGATGGTAATGTTGAATTTGTTTCTAGAATGGATACTCAAGTGAAAATTCGTGGGCATCGCATTGAAATTGCTGAAATTGAAACAAAAATGAATGAAATTGAAAGCGTTGAAAATGTGGTTGTTGTAGTAGAAAAAGAGGACGGCGACCAAATTTTGAAAGCCTTTTTTACATCAAACAAACAAGTTGACCTTACTTCGATAATCGATGCCTTGAAAACAGATTTACCTAGTTACATGCTGCCTACAAAATTGCGACAACTAGCTGACATTCCTTTTGCCCCGACTGGTAAAGTAGATAGAAAGGCTTTAGAAAAAATCGAAGCTGAACGTGTGTCACTTTCGCGGTCGGAACAATTCATTGCGCCACGTAATAAGGTGGAAGAAGATATTGTAGATGTTTGGAAAAAAGTACTGAAAATTGATGAGATTAGTGTCATTGATAATCTATTTGAAATTGGTGGTCACTCTTTAAAAGTGATTGAAATTTTATCGCACTTAAAACAAACGTACCCAGCTTTAACGATTAAAGATTTCTTCGATTTGAAAACGGTAGAAAATTTAGCAAATAAGGTTTTAAACTCGTCAGATGTATTAGAAGAACAGTTTAATGGTGAGTTTACACATTTGGCCGAATACCCAAAAATGCCAGTGAATGAAGAATTACTAGAAGCACAAACAATTTTTGTAACGGGCTCGACAGGTTTCTTAGGTAGTCATATAGCGAATAAATTGATTGAAGAAGGAAAAAACGTCATTTTGCTTGTACGGGGGGAAACTGCAGAAAACCGTATAAAAGATACGATGACCAACTATTTTAATAAAGAATTAAGTACAAAAATTACGATTGTAAATGGTGATTTGACGAAGGCGTATTTTGGTCTTCCAAAAGAAGCATTTATGCAATTAGCAAGAAAAATTGATGCGATTATTCATTCAGCAGCTGATGTAAGGCATTTCGGTGATAGAGAACATTTTGAAAAAGTGAATGTTCAAGGAACGAAAAATATTTTTGAGTTAGTCGATTTTAATTCGAAAATTGCCTTCCACCATATTTCTACTGTGGGCGTTATACAAGATTTATTAGCAGAGGGAAAATGGAATTTATTAAAGGAAGCGACTGAAATACCTGAACATTTACAGCTAGAGAGTGTTTATACAGATACAAAAATGTTAGCTGAAAAATGGATATTAGATAAAGCAAAAGAAGGTAAACAAGTTTTCATTTACCGAATGGGTAATTTAACAGGTCGATATAGCGACGGGCGTTTCCAAAGTAATATTAATGAAAATTCATTTTATCGAATGATGAAGCTGATGATCATGGTTAATAAAGCACCTAAAGTACAATGGATGGTGGACTTCACACCAATTGATTTTGCAGCAGAAGTCGTTGTGAAATCTTTACTGACAGCAAAGCATTTTGGGCGTGTCTATCATGTATGTCACCCAAACCCTATTACGTTTGAGCAGTTTATTTCAATTTTAAATAAGTTGGATTTAGATATAGAAATGGTAGAAAAAGCATATTATGATGAATATGTTTTAAGTGGAAACGTGAATGAAGAAATAAAGAACCTAGCGGTTGCTCAGCTAGATGGTGATGGTGCTATTGATTCACCTGCTATATTTGATAGTAAAAATACGATGAAGCATTTAGGCATGAGTCAATTACCTCTATTAGAAAAAGAGTATATTAGAAAGTTAATTGATTATGCAATTACAGAAGGCTTTATTAAAGTAGCAGTTAAAATGTAA
- a CDS encoding 4'-phosphopantetheinyl transferase superfamily protein, whose protein sequence is MKLYVVKNWLEKVNRNEPRANWSIILIKKIMGNMDIQKYASGKPFILNEKQFINWSHTDEYLVIALSELGQVGVDIEISHLAYDEQLYGWVLHKEEKSKIEQGRLFSEVWTRKEAILKYTGEGISDNMCELNSYKMMDLNVTTMFFSGLCISVCSEYQESIKLFQIS, encoded by the coding sequence GTGAAATTATATGTAGTGAAAAATTGGTTGGAAAAAGTGAATAGGAATGAACCTAGAGCAAATTGGTCGATTATTTTAATAAAAAAAATAATGGGAAATATGGATATACAAAAATATGCAAGCGGTAAGCCATTTATTTTGAATGAAAAGCAATTTATCAATTGGTCTCATACAGATGAATATTTAGTCATTGCGTTAAGTGAATTAGGTCAGGTTGGCGTAGACATAGAAATTAGTCATTTAGCATATGACGAGCAGCTATACGGTTGGGTTTTACATAAAGAAGAAAAAAGTAAAATAGAGCAAGGTCGATTGTTTTCTGAAGTTTGGACTAGAAAAGAAGCCATTTTAAAATATACTGGTGAAGGAATTAGCGACAATATGTGTGAGTTAAACAGTTATAAGATGATGGATTTGAATGTTACTACTATGTTTTTTAGTGGATTATGTATAAGTGTATGTAGCGAGTATCAAGAAAGTATTAAGCTCTTTCAAATTTCATAA
- a CDS encoding stalk domain-containing protein produces the protein MKKFLTVLLIILMLSGTSWETASASTTVTLDGGKVVNNRTLVPLRAIFEELGTTVQWNQKDKTITAKKGQTTIWLEVGSKTTKINNKAVTIDVPAQVYNGSTLVPLRFISESFGVKTTWNAKEETAILTADDKTIIVNAGEFDSAFALDTIDIKSSPGEIYDTIGVISDGANVKVVGGVPTGYDQEDWYSYEMYGWSKIQYEGLTGWVATHNLSFQNPYNWVPGIKDNTLNQLKKEFVGKSDKFKLVEAGAFNGVGSLEFYVQYDGVGQWYRVVSINPKTGWYHG, from the coding sequence ATGAAAAAGTTTTTAACGGTATTATTAATAATTTTAATGTTAAGCGGCACTAGCTGGGAAACGGCAAGTGCGAGTACAACGGTCACATTAGACGGCGGTAAAGTAGTCAACAACCGTACCCTCGTACCATTACGAGCTATTTTTGAAGAATTAGGCACGACAGTTCAATGGAATCAAAAAGATAAAACAATTACAGCAAAAAAAGGGCAAACGACAATTTGGTTAGAGGTTGGCTCAAAAACAACGAAAATTAACAACAAAGCGGTTACAATTGACGTGCCTGCGCAAGTGTATAACGGTTCGACATTAGTACCATTGCGCTTTATTAGTGAATCATTTGGCGTAAAAACTACCTGGAACGCAAAAGAAGAAACGGCTATTTTAACGGCAGACGATAAAACAATTATTGTTAACGCAGGCGAGTTTGATAGCGCATTTGCACTGGATACAATCGACATCAAATCTTCACCTGGTGAAATCTATGATACAATTGGTGTCATTTCAGACGGCGCAAACGTAAAAGTTGTAGGAGGTGTACCAACTGGTTACGATCAAGAAGATTGGTACAGCTATGAAATGTACGGCTGGTCGAAAATACAATATGAGGGTTTAACAGGTTGGGTGGCGACTCATAATTTATCATTCCAAAACCCGTACAACTGGGTACCAGGCATAAAAGACAACACGTTAAACCAACTAAAAAAAGAATTTGTCGGTAAAAGCGACAAATTCAAACTAGTTGAAGCGGGCGCATTTAATGGTGTTGGCTCACTAGAATTTTATGTACAATATGACGGTGTTGGCCAGTGGTACCGGGTAGTATCGATTAATCCAAAAACTGGTTGGTATCATGGGTGA
- a CDS encoding ABC transporter ATP-binding protein: protein MIKIYIWAISFIRPYLSKVLLLIICGLIISVSELIIPKMFGYFIDDVLKNKNIKLFAYCLFAIFLILLLKLIATASKEYLQRYIQENSVRDLQWSIVTKLRTLGVSYLEKNSTGRILALVNTEVAALQELYRRYFPEIIQHILFVSISVYFMLDISLYLSVAIIPCFSLYYLFGPKIEKKASNIAKKLADSQINLGQKYYESVSLLKELNVFNSFEWDLNKTLKEVENNTNLFTKRYWYAYLRGSIRRFTYYFGAIILILLGCLLIKEETISAGEFVSFLLLYLVTMHKLTSIITLLTEQKMLMFQASKLYEFTHLEPTIIEQEGAVHLNKIEGNINFENVSFCYTPDNPILKNLSFNIKSGEKIAFVGESGCGKSTITKLITRFYDCNSGEISIDSNPINSLSLGTIRQSIGIVFQDVYIFGSTIKENILFGNPFASEEEIIEASKAAHLHDYIMELPDQYNTKVDEKGVTLSGGLKQRVGLARLFIMNPSIVLLDEPTSALDNITENHIQKSLDNFLMGKTVITIAHRLSTIRNYDHIYVLDNGKITESGSHEHLLAKNGLYKKFIIQTKEAGLL from the coding sequence TTGATTAAAATTTATATATGGGCTATTTCCTTTATAAGGCCTTATTTAAGTAAAGTTTTACTATTAATCATTTGTGGATTAATTATCTCTGTAAGCGAACTAATAATTCCAAAAATGTTTGGATATTTTATAGACGATGTTTTAAAAAATAAGAATATAAAATTATTTGCTTATTGTTTGTTCGCTATATTTTTAATATTATTACTAAAATTAATCGCTACAGCTTCGAAAGAATATTTGCAACGATACATTCAGGAAAATAGTGTGAGAGATTTACAGTGGAGTATTGTAACAAAATTACGAACTCTTGGTGTTAGTTATCTTGAAAAGAACTCTACTGGGAGAATACTCGCCCTAGTGAACACTGAAGTTGCAGCATTACAAGAATTATATAGAAGATATTTCCCTGAAATAATACAACATATTTTATTTGTTTCAATTTCTGTTTATTTCATGTTAGATATTAGTCTTTATTTAAGTGTAGCTATAATACCTTGCTTTTCCCTCTACTATTTATTTGGTCCAAAGATTGAAAAGAAAGCTTCGAATATTGCAAAAAAACTAGCGGATAGTCAAATAAATTTAGGACAAAAATATTATGAAAGTGTCTCTTTACTCAAAGAATTGAATGTGTTTAATAGCTTTGAATGGGATTTAAATAAAACATTAAAAGAGGTAGAGAATAATACAAATTTATTTACAAAGCGGTATTGGTATGCCTATTTAAGAGGATCGATTCGTCGTTTTACTTATTACTTTGGAGCTATTATTCTAATTTTATTAGGTTGTTTATTAATAAAAGAAGAAACGATATCTGCAGGGGAATTTGTTTCATTTTTACTATTATATTTAGTTACAATGCATAAATTAACATCAATAATTACTCTTTTAACGGAGCAAAAAATGCTAATGTTTCAAGCGAGTAAACTATATGAATTTACCCATTTAGAACCAACTATTATTGAACAGGAAGGTGCTGTACATTTAAATAAGATAGAAGGAAATATCAATTTTGAAAATGTCTCCTTTTGTTATACTCCTGATAATCCTATATTAAAAAATTTAAGTTTTAATATTAAGTCTGGTGAGAAAATAGCATTTGTTGGAGAGTCAGGATGTGGGAAATCGACAATTACCAAGTTGATTACACGTTTTTATGATTGTAATAGTGGGGAAATTTCAATTGATAGCAATCCAATTAACTCCCTGAGTTTGGGTACAATTAGACAATCAATTGGCATTGTCTTTCAAGATGTTTATATTTTTGGATCTACCATTAAAGAGAATATCTTATTTGGAAATCCATTCGCATCAGAAGAAGAGATAATTGAAGCATCAAAAGCAGCTCACCTGCATGACTATATTATGGAATTACCTGATCAATATAATACTAAAGTTGATGAAAAAGGGGTAACTTTATCAGGTGGACTCAAACAACGCGTGGGTTTGGCAAGACTATTTATAATGAATCCATCAATAGTATTATTGGATGAACCAACATCTGCTTTAGATAATATAACTGAAAATCATATTCAAAAATCTTTAGATAATTTTCTAATGGGTAAGACTGTAATAACCATTGCTCACAGATTAAGTACGATTCGAAATTATGATCATATATACGTACTTGATAATGGCAAGATTACTGAATCTGGTTCACATGAGCATTTACTAGCAAAGAATGGTCTTTATAAGAAATTTATAATACAAACGAAAGAAGCTGGGCTCTTATGA